The Coffea arabica cultivar ET-39 chromosome 2c, Coffea Arabica ET-39 HiFi, whole genome shotgun sequence genome includes the window GCCTGACCGTTATTTGGGTTGTGATGTGCCCGAGTTTGATGTTGAAACTCCAAGAATAGGGGGACGAAAGATGTGCAAATGGGATTATGAGGATGAGGAGTGTGAGGAAATGCCACTTGCACTATCAATTCAGGCTGACCACAAATATCAGAAgcatgatgaaaatgaaaacagGGATTTCTTTTGCAAAAGAAGATCAGACAAGAATATTCGTGTATGTGGAAGTGCAGACAAATCAACTGTCTCTAAAAATTCCGAAAGCTCACCAACTCGGGAGAAGAAACAATCTGACCAATCACAACTTGCTTTGGTTCCCTTGTCAATATCTTCAGAGGGCAAATCAATTCTGCGCGAACTGGACGCTTCATATGATGAAAATCCTGAAGATCATTCTGGAAATATTGCTGACCTTATTTCCAGGTATCTTTATGAAAATGGTTCCACCGCCAAAGGGCGCAAAAAGAAGGCTTCTGAGTTAAACTTCAACAGGAAGGAGGGTGGATTCATGGTACAACATTTACCCAGAAAAACATACAAGAGAAGTGCATTTTGCATCCGTTCTGAATGGGAGAGTATATACAATTTGAAGCCTTCTGGAAAGAAATCATTTAGTGCTGCTGCATGCAGAGAATTGTTGACGAGATGCATGGAGAACATTGACGCAACCATCAATATGGAACAGCCACCAATTATTGATCAATGGGAAGAGTTCAAGTCAACAAAATTTCAGAACCAAAAGGAAACTAATGACAAAGCTGAAAAGAATCATGAAGAGGAAATCTCTGAAATTGATATGTTGTGGAAGGAAATGGAACTCGCCCTGGCATCTTgttattttcttgatgatggtGAGGTATGACTTCTAAACACGAACATGCAAATCCTCAATAAAATGGTCAACCATGAACTCTCCATATTTTTAACTTCGTCTGTGTCCATGATGATATTTCTTCCAGTAAAATATAAGAGAAACACCATGATGATTTAAAGATATACAGGAATCTCATGCATTTCCAACTGAAAGGAAACTGTCAACTGAGAAAGGTGGAACAGGATGTCACCATGATTATCGACTCAATGAAGAAATTGGAGTTATTTGCCGGCTGTGCGGATTTGTGAGCACAGAAATAAAGGATGTCTCACCCCCATTTGTAAGTCaattaacatttgatgaaagGGTTATCAAATATGTCAAAAGCATGAACCAATCTTTGGATATGAACTTAAACAACTAAAATGGTGTAGCTTAAGAAGTTAGTGGTGCTGTACAGCTTGTACAAGAAAGAATGAATGTGTTCTGAGTCTTTTAAATGGTAATCCAGTGAAAATAGCCTTGCATGCTTAAATAAGGGCCAACTGGATTTTATATTTCTTGCCTTCTTAAAGAAGGGCCAACTGGGTATTTGCATGATATGCCATTTGTCTCTAGGGACCAAAAGAAACCAGCCCATGAACTCTTTTATGTTCATGGTCACCTGTTTTCATGCAAAACTTGATTATCTTGATTGGTTCTCTGTTGCTACCTTGGCAGTGGTCATCTGCAAGTGGGTTTGTACATAAGGAGCAAAGGGCTGAAGAAAATTTAGAGCATAAGCCCAATGGAGCTGAAGGCCTCGATAATTTTCAAGTCCCAGCTTCCTCCAAGGCACCTTCATCagaaggagaagtggaggacaGCGTGTGGGCCTTAATTCCTGATCTTAGAAGTAAATTGCGTGCCCACCAAAAGCGAGCTTTTGAATTTCTCTGGGGAAACATTGCTGGATCTTTAGTACCAGCTCTTATGGAAGAAAAGAGCAAAAGAAGAGGTGGTTGTGTTATTTCTCATACACCTGGAGCTGGCAAGACTTTGTTGATTATAACTTTCCTTGTTAGCTACTTGAAACTATTTCCAGGTTCTCGACCTCTGGTGCTCGCTCCTAAGACAACACTTTATACATGGTACAAGGAAGTAATTAAGTGGAACATTCCTATTCCCGTTTACCAGATTCATGGTGGCCAAACATATAAAGGTGAAGTTTTAAGGCAAAGATTGCGCTCAAATGCAGGTCTTCCTCGAAACCAAGATTTTATGCATGTCTTGGATTGTCTGGAAAAGATGCAGAAGTGGCTTTCCCATCCCAGTGTCCTTCTCATGGGTTATACCTCATTCCTGACATTGACGAGAGAAGGTTCAAATTATGCTCACCGGAAATATATGGCCCAAGTTCTGCGGCAATGTCCGGGGATTCTAATACTTGATGAAGGGCATAACCCAAGGAGTACgaaatcaaggctaaggaaagCTTTGATGAAAGTTAATACGAAACTCAGAGTATTACTTTCCGGTACCTTGTTTCAGAATAATTTTGGGGAGTATTTCAACACTCTTTGCTTGGCAAGACCAAACTTTGTGAAAGAGGTGTTGAAAGAGCTGGATCCGAAGTATAAGAGGAAcaaaaaaggtcaaaaaaaccGCTTCTCGCAGGAAAATAGAGCAAGAAAAATGTTCACTGACAAAATTTCGAAGCTCATCGACTCAAATATACCTGATGAAAGGTTGGAAGGTTTAAATATTTTGAAGAATCTGACTGGTGGATTTATAGATGTGTATGAAGGTGGGAGCAGTGACAATCTCCCTGGTTTACAATGTTACACATTGATGATGAAGTCAACCTCTCTTCAACAAGGAATTTTGGACAAGCTTCAAAATCAAAGGCCTGTCTACAAAGGTTTCCCACTGGAACTAGAGCTCTTAATCACTCTTGGGGCAATCCATCCTTGGTTGATAAGAACAACTGCTTGTTCTAATCAATATTTCAGTGCGGAAGAATTGGAGGATCTTGAAAGAACTAAATTTGATGTCAAATTTGGTTCAAAGGTCAGATTTGTTATGAGTCTTATACCCAAGTGTGTGTTTAGAAGGGAAAAGGTCTTGATCTTTTGCCATAACATTGCTCCGATCAATCTGTTTCTTGAGCTATTTGCCACCATTTTTCACTGGCGAAAGGGCAAAGAGGTGCTAGTGCTTCAAGGTGACATCGAGCTCTTTGAGAGAGGGAGGGTGATGGATAAATTTGAGGAGGCTGGTGGACCTTCGAAGGTTATGTTGGCATCCATTACAGCCTGTGCTGAAGGGATTAGCTTAACTGCAGCGTCACGAGTAATATTATTGGATTCTGAGTGGAATCCTTCAAAGAGCAAGCAAGCAATTGCTCGGGCGTTTCGACCAGGTCAGGACAAAGTTGTGTATGTGTATCAGCTCCTGGCTGCTGGCACACTGGAAGAAGAGAAATACAGTAGAACTACATGGAAGGAGTGGGTTTCAAGTATGATAT containing:
- the LOC113725336 gene encoding SNF2 domain-containing protein CLASSY 1-like, with the translated sequence MKRKRLDESSHPLDTYPFEAYWWGSWHAVERLRIKDGAVTMHLVDNGEVIEEMIPTSNLRMRSRKATINDCSCILRPGLDVCVLTASSDTEDSSEDSLVWVDARIRSIERKPHGAICACHFYVSFYIREDAALTLQKKLSKETTRVQIDQIMILQKLDSVPSENQHYRWRTSEDCSSLLKYKLFTGKFCSDLTWLVVASVVKQAIFDVRSVEGRMVYEVLDVDCSTDSGSNSYCVNFKLDNGILSPIIVQFVPGIGKRTGDEMHTDAPLCLYEPMDLRRSKRRFVQPDRYLGCDVPEFDVETPRIGGRKMCKWDYEDEECEEMPLALSIQADHKYQKHDENENRDFFCKRRSDKNIRVCGSADKSTVSKNSESSPTREKKQSDQSQLALVPLSISSEGKSILRELDASYDENPEDHSGNIADLISRYLYENGSTAKGRKKKASELNFNRKEGGFMVQHLPRKTYKRSAFCIRSEWESIYNLKPSGKKSFSAAACRELLTRCMENIDATINMEQPPIIDQWEEFKSTKFQNQKETNDKAEKNHEEEISEIDMLWKEMELALASCYFLDDGEESHAFPTERKLSTEKGGTGCHHDYRLNEEIGVICRLCGFVSTEIKDVSPPFWSSASGFVHKEQRAEENLEHKPNGAEGLDNFQVPASSKAPSSEGEVEDSVWALIPDLRSKLRAHQKRAFEFLWGNIAGSLVPALMEEKSKRRGGCVISHTPGAGKTLLIITFLVSYLKLFPGSRPLVLAPKTTLYTWYKEVIKWNIPIPVYQIHGGQTYKGEVLRQRLRSNAGLPRNQDFMHVLDCLEKMQKWLSHPSVLLMGYTSFLTLTREGSNYAHRKYMAQVLRQCPGILILDEGHNPRSTKSRLRKALMKVNTKLRVLLSGTLFQNNFGEYFNTLCLARPNFVKEVLKELDPKYKRNKKGQKNRFSQENRARKMFTDKISKLIDSNIPDERLEGLNILKNLTGGFIDVYEGGSSDNLPGLQCYTLMMKSTSLQQGILDKLQNQRPVYKGFPLELELLITLGAIHPWLIRTTACSNQYFSAEELEDLERTKFDVKFGSKVRFVMSLIPKCVFRREKVLIFCHNIAPINLFLELFATIFHWRKGKEVLVLQGDIELFERGRVMDKFEEAGGPSKVMLASITACAEGISLTAASRVILLDSEWNPSKSKQAIARAFRPGQDKVVYVYQLLAAGTLEEEKYSRTTWKEWVSSMIFSEELVEDPSRWQAQKIEDELLREIVEEDRATLFHRIMKIEKALSVIREGEGRSVKGQLGA